A window from bacterium encodes these proteins:
- the argF gene encoding ornithine carbamoyltransferase produces MGLRGRDFTGILDLSADEIRTLIEASVDLKVRARAGDRPPLLAGKVLALVFEKPSLRTHVTFATGMLQLGGHAVYLGPRDIEMGSRESPSDVAANLERWVDGIAARTFAHETILELARGARVPVINALSDFEHPCQTLATLLTVRERWGRLSDVRITWVGDGNNVLRSLAFAVGKLGLSLTIASPQPYGLDPDSLARARADAARTHATIDVTDDPGKAVAAADLILTDVWTSMGQEQEAVARRRAFAPFQVNPALLAASPPGAVVSHCLPAHRGEEITDEVMDGPRCVAFDEAENRLHSQKALLAAIL; encoded by the coding sequence ATGGGTCTGCGTGGACGGGACTTCACCGGCATTCTGGACCTCAGCGCGGACGAAATCCGTACGCTGATCGAGGCGTCCGTGGACCTGAAGGTCCGCGCGCGGGCGGGAGACCGCCCGCCGCTGCTCGCCGGCAAGGTGCTGGCCCTCGTCTTCGAAAAGCCGTCGCTGCGCACCCACGTCACGTTCGCGACCGGGATGCTGCAGCTCGGCGGGCACGCCGTCTACCTCGGTCCCCGGGACATCGAGATGGGCAGCCGTGAGTCACCCTCCGACGTCGCCGCGAACCTCGAGCGGTGGGTGGACGGGATCGCCGCCCGGACCTTCGCGCACGAGACCATTCTGGAATTGGCCCGCGGCGCGCGCGTGCCGGTCATCAACGCGCTCTCGGACTTCGAGCACCCCTGCCAGACGCTCGCGACGCTGCTCACGGTGCGCGAGCGCTGGGGGCGCCTCAGCGACGTCCGGATCACCTGGGTGGGGGACGGCAACAACGTCCTGCGCTCGCTCGCGTTCGCCGTGGGGAAATTGGGGCTGTCGCTGACGATCGCGAGCCCGCAGCCCTACGGGCTCGATCCGGACAGCCTCGCGCGGGCCCGGGCCGATGCCGCGCGGACCCATGCCACCATCGACGTGACGGACGATCCCGGCAAGGCCGTCGCGGCGGCCGACCTCATCCTCACGGACGTTTGGACGAGCATGGGCCAGGAGCAGGAAGCCGTCGCCCGCCGGCGGGCGTTCGCGCCGTTTCAGGTCAACCCGGCGCTGCTCGCCGCATCCCCGCCCGGGGCGGTCGTGTCGCACTGCCTGCCCGCGCACCGCGGCGAGGAGATCACGGACGAGGTGATGGACGGGCCGCGGTGCGTGGCGTTCGACGAGGCGGAGAACCGGCTTCATTCGCAGAAGGCCCTTCTCGCAGCGATCCTGTAA
- the cdaA gene encoding diadenylate cyclase CdaA — MAWPFPFRIWDLVDILVVAFVVYQILMLIRGTRAVQLVTGLGLLFLAYVVSRWLGLYTLQWLLSYVGLVVPIALLVLFQPELRRMLEQLGRGSVLLVGFTPHGLDREAAIRLINDVARAARILGSRKIGALIVLERLVGLEDFIETGIRVDAVVTVQLLINVFYPNTPLHDGAVIIRGNRLVAAGCLLPLSERPGIARPLGTRHRAAIGLSEVTDALAVVVSEETGTLSLAVEGRLERGLTEEELKARLLTLAALPGAGGRNLHVPVVRVPPLRVPAAWARRPAPTRGRET, encoded by the coding sequence GTGGCGTGGCCGTTCCCGTTTAGGATCTGGGATCTCGTCGACATCCTCGTCGTCGCGTTTGTCGTCTATCAGATCCTCATGCTCATCCGCGGAACGCGGGCGGTCCAGCTGGTCACGGGCCTGGGGCTGCTCTTTCTGGCCTACGTCGTCAGCCGGTGGCTCGGCCTCTACACCCTGCAGTGGCTGTTGAGTTACGTCGGCCTGGTCGTCCCAATCGCCCTCCTCGTGCTCTTCCAACCGGAGCTCCGCCGGATGCTCGAACAGTTGGGCCGCGGCAGCGTGCTCCTGGTCGGGTTTACGCCGCACGGACTGGACCGCGAGGCGGCGATCCGGCTCATCAACGACGTCGCCCGGGCGGCCCGGATCCTCGGCTCCCGCAAGATCGGCGCGCTGATCGTGCTGGAGCGCCTCGTCGGGCTGGAAGATTTCATCGAGACGGGGATCCGGGTCGACGCCGTCGTCACCGTGCAGCTCCTGATCAACGTCTTCTACCCGAACACGCCCCTGCACGACGGGGCCGTGATCATCCGCGGCAACCGGCTTGTCGCCGCGGGGTGTCTCCTGCCGTTGAGCGAGCGGCCCGGCATCGCCCGGCCGCTCGGAACCCGGCACCGCGCCGCGATCGGCCTCTCCGAGGTGACGGACGCGCTGGCCGTGGTCGTCTCGGAGGAAACCGGCACGCTCTCGCTCGCGGTGGAAGGCCGCCTGGAGCGCGGGCTCACGGAGGAAGAGTTGAAGGCCCGGCTGCTCACGCTGGCCGCGCTGCCGGGCGCCGGCGGCCGCAACCTCCACGTGCCGGTGGTTCGGGTGCCGCCGCTGCGGGTGCCGGCTGCGTGGGCGCGCCGGCCCGCGCCCACCCGAGGGCGCGAGACATGA
- a CDS encoding CdaR family protein, whose product MNPRERLLYMILSLAVAAVAWLYVATAQNPVVERSMTVDLHVRGLSTNQVLVQPPPSRAQVRLSGPRSAVALLSPALLDASIDLSGLRPGEHRVPVVVAAPPEVRAVAQTPQEVLVVLDAVSRQRLPVEVSLIGNLPQGVTVGTPHITPRYVTVTGAATQLDEIRHAIVTVDTTNLRQQLSTSLQVHLVDANGQEIRGPTVEPPLITAELAVREGVITKVVPVVPAIMGTPAPPLAVTGISTDPATATLRGPSLALQDVTAVPTAPIDLRLARGDVQEQVALQIPAGVTSSVARVRVAVSIGGGSLSTIFRGVPVHVVGLRPGVRPRVEPPAIDVQIEGPTNVVARLTPQSIHVVVDAGGRGAGRYQVTPRAQLPSGVRILNFHPTLVLVILTTS is encoded by the coding sequence ATGAATCCGCGCGAGCGCCTTCTCTACATGATCCTCTCGCTGGCCGTGGCCGCCGTGGCGTGGCTCTACGTGGCCACCGCGCAGAACCCGGTCGTCGAGCGGTCCATGACCGTCGATCTCCACGTCCGGGGACTCAGCACCAACCAGGTCCTGGTCCAGCCGCCCCCGTCGCGGGCGCAGGTCCGCCTCTCCGGTCCGCGGTCGGCCGTTGCGCTGCTGTCCCCCGCGCTGCTGGACGCCTCCATCGACCTGAGCGGCCTCCGTCCGGGCGAGCACCGGGTCCCGGTCGTCGTGGCCGCGCCCCCGGAAGTGCGGGCGGTGGCGCAGACACCGCAGGAAGTGCTGGTCGTCCTCGACGCCGTGTCGCGTCAACGGCTGCCGGTGGAGGTCAGCCTGATCGGGAACCTCCCCCAGGGCGTGACCGTCGGGACGCCGCATATCACCCCGCGGTACGTGACCGTCACCGGCGCCGCGACCCAGCTCGACGAGATCCGGCACGCAATCGTGACCGTCGATACAACGAACCTGCGCCAGCAACTCTCGACCTCGCTGCAGGTCCATCTCGTGGATGCGAACGGCCAGGAGATTCGCGGTCCCACCGTCGAGCCGCCCCTCATCACGGCGGAGCTGGCGGTGCGGGAAGGCGTCATCACGAAGGTCGTTCCGGTGGTGCCGGCGATCATGGGCACGCCGGCGCCACCGCTGGCCGTCACGGGGATTTCCACGGATCCGGCGACCGCGACGCTGCGGGGTCCCAGCCTCGCGCTGCAGGACGTCACCGCGGTGCCCACCGCCCCGATCGATTTGCGCCTGGCGCGGGGCGATGTTCAGGAGCAGGTGGCCCTGCAAATCCCCGCCGGCGTGACGTCGTCCGTCGCCCGCGTCCGCGTGGCGGTGTCGATCGGCGGCGGTTCGTTGAGCACGATCTTTCGCGGGGTGCCGGTGCACGTCGTCGGCCTCCGTCCGGGTGTTCGGCCGCGCGTCGAGCCGCCGGCGATCGACGTGCAGATCGAGGGCCCGACGAACGTCGTCGCGCGGCTGACCCCGCAGTCGATCCACGTGGTCGTGGACGCCGGCGGCCGTGGCGCGGGGCGGTATCAGGTCACGCCGCGGGCACAGCTGCCCAGCGGCGTCCGGATCCTGAACTTCCATCCGACGCTGGTCCTCGTGATCCTCACGACCTCGTAG